The genomic interval CCGAGTGCCTGAGCCCAGACGCGTCGATCGACGAAGCGTGGACGCAGCTGGCCGAGCGCGGCTACCGCCACGTCCCGGTGGTGGCCGGTGGAGAGCTCAAGGGAATCCTGTCGATGCGCGACCTCGTCGCCCTCGCCCAGCTCCGTCCCGCCGACGAGTCGGCCGTCACCGCCCCGCCCGGCCTCAAGGGGGTGGTCGTGGCCGAGACCGCCCTCGGCGACGTCCGCGGGCTGGAGGGCTTCTACCACTACCGCCAGTACGCCGCCCCAGAGCTGGCAGCCACGCGGAGCTTCGAGGACGTGTGGCACCTGCTCATCGAAGGCGAGCTGCCGACGGCCGCCGAGCGAGCGGCGTTCGCCGCCGAGGTCGCGCCCCTCCGCCACCTGCCTGACGTGGTGGCCGACGCCCTCCCCGGGATCGCCAACAGCACCCCATCCCCCGC from Acidimicrobiales bacterium carries:
- a CDS encoding CBS domain-containing protein codes for the protein MTTKTATVGDAMSEPAITATLDETLATVAARMTREGIGSVVITEANRPVGIVTERDILRATATGVSPDDADVQSWMTADPECLSPDASIDEAWTQLAERGYRHVPVVAGGELKGILSMRDLVALAQLRPADESAVTAPPGLKGVVVAETALGDVRGLEGFYHYRQYAAPELAATRSFEDVWHLLIEGELPTAAERAAFAAEVAPLRHLPDVVADALPGIANSTPSPA